A part of Gramella sp. MAR_2010_147 genomic DNA contains:
- a CDS encoding glycosyltransferase family 2 protein, producing MPRRPLISIITVNLNDVKGLERTLKSVFEQTWQEFEFIVIDGASSDGSKKLIESHNEKIDRWVSEPDSGIYNAMNKGIEMSTGRYLLFLNSGDLLNTNDILEESYGHLAHEEIIYFNVLVEEKDQLKLIEYPQQLRFSDLLYGTVCHQSVFIRKELFYKAGKYDETLKIVSDWKFLIISLFKENCTYKKVDLQLSIVNSEGISALAENESLILAEREKVIQDHFKAFLKEVEELNDLKFLVENLKKSRKINLLVRLGLLKKF from the coding sequence ATGCCTAGAAGACCATTAATATCTATTATTACGGTAAACCTCAATGATGTAAAAGGTTTGGAGAGGACGTTGAAAAGTGTTTTTGAACAAACCTGGCAGGAATTTGAATTTATAGTTATTGATGGTGCCTCTTCAGATGGGAGTAAAAAGCTAATTGAAAGTCATAATGAGAAGATAGATCGTTGGGTTAGTGAACCCGATAGTGGAATTTATAATGCCATGAACAAAGGGATTGAAATGTCCACTGGCCGATATTTATTATTCTTAAATAGTGGTGATCTCTTGAATACAAATGATATTCTTGAAGAAAGTTATGGACATTTAGCACATGAAGAGATAATTTATTTTAATGTGCTTGTAGAGGAAAAGGATCAACTTAAATTAATAGAATATCCACAGCAATTACGATTTTCAGATTTGCTATACGGAACTGTATGTCATCAATCGGTTTTTATAAGAAAGGAATTATTTTATAAGGCAGGTAAGTATGACGAAACTTTGAAAATTGTATCTGATTGGAAATTTTTGATTATATCACTGTTTAAGGAGAACTGTACTTATAAAAAAGTTGATCTTCAACTAAGCATTGTCAATTCAGAAGGGATAAGTGCTTTAGCTGAAAATGAATCATTGATTCTTGCGGAAAGAGAAAAAGTAATTCAAGATCATTTTAAGGCGTTTTTAAAGGAGGTTGAAGAATTAAACGATCTTAAGTTTCTAGTGGAAAACCTAAAAAAATCTCGAAAAATAAATTTATTAGTAAGACTGGGATTATTAAAGAAATTTTAA